Genomic DNA from Pseudomonadota bacterium:
CAATTATAGTCCCTCAGCATCAAACCTGACACCTCGCCCGTGTAAGCGCCGGACTCCTCGCTGCAAAGATTTTGGGCTCCCAGCGCGATCGCCGTTCCCGCGAGCCTTTCCGCGACGCAGGGCAAATACACATACGGGGGACACACCGCGACCTCGGCCCGCACGGCGGCGTCGATCCCGCGTTTTAGTTCCTCGACGAGAGCTTCAACCGCTGCGCGCGTGCCATGCATCTTCCAATTGCCGGCCACCAGCCGAGGTCTCATCCTGCCCATTCCTCTTAAGCTCAAAAGGCCGCCAAGGTTAACTGCTCGCTAAGCGGAAATCAATTTGCGTGAGCGGCCGCGGGTGTATCGGTTTCCGCCTCGGGGTATAGAAAATGCATCGCCCCGCGAAGCTATCTACACCGCGACGCTCGCGAACGTACCGGCGCCGCGGCGAGTCAATAGAGCTTATATAAGGAGGACGCTATGAAAATTATGATCTGCGCCGCGCTGATTACTTTGGCCCTACCGGGTCTTGTCCACGCGGATGGCCGTTACCAGATGTTACCGCTCGGGGATCAAATGGGGATCGGGGCCGAGAAGGTCGTCATCCTGGATACCGTGAGCGGGCATCTCTGGACCTGGACCGAGCATGCGGCCACACGCGGTCAAAACGGTGGCCGTTACCTTATCTACCAAGGCCAAGTCACGCCGGGGACGCAGGCCGGCGACGTGGTCCGAAAAGAAGAGTGGGGCGAGCGCGGTGTACGCAACCCTGCCCGCTAAAAATAATTTCTACTTGCCGAACCAGCCTATCGGTTTGCCGGAAACATCGACCCACACGCTCTTGATCTGAAGTATAAGGTATAAGGTACCTGAGCCGACAACCCCCTTGGCCCGCATTCGCGCGCGACGCCAAAACGCCCATAAACTCGGCGCCTCGGGCCGGTCTTTAGAGTTTTCGCGTCTCGACATCCCGAGGTAGAACTCATCGCTATAGAGGACAACGCTAGCGTCAACCGCATGATTCAACGAGCAACATCACCGACGTAATCTCGTGGCTTACAGGCGAGCCGCTTTTTGGCGCGCCCCGTGTGGAGCGGACGGCAGCTTTCCCGATTGCTAGTGCGGCAGAGGGCGCGTATGTACGAGTTGGCCGCTGGCAAGGTAGTCGAGCTCCTCCGGGGTGGATTGCCGCCCTAAGACTGGGTTGCGATGAGGATGACGACCGAAGCGGGCAATTACGTCTCGATGTCCACGGGCTTGCGCCGCGGAATGCTCCAGCACCCTACGTAGCTCCGATGGCGCCTGTTTCACGAGCTCCTCTGCAAGCTTGACCGCTACCTCCAGGTGCGTGAGATCTTCGGAGTGCCCCAAGGGTAAAAAGAAAAAAGTCTTCTCCCACGGAGTCTCGAGGGCCGCGTAGTGACCGATCTCGATTCCTTTAAGCGCTAGAGCGAGAGCCTTCTGATCTTGCGCAAACGCTCGTGCAGTCTCCCGATAGAGTGATCGGGAGAACTGATCGAGGACGATGATGAGCGCGAGCCGAGGTCGTGGCCTGTGCGACCAGTGGTCGAGTTCACCTCGCGTGGCTTGCTCCAGCACTAGTGGAAACCGCTCGGCGACGGCAGAGTCCGCTCCTCCGCGAAACCACCATTCGAATTGGCGGACTATCGCCGCATGATCGCCGCTCAATTGCTGGGGCACCCAGAACCGGAGAACATCTTCGAATTCCTCAGTTGGCATCGTCGATACGCCCCTACATTGTCGTCCAACGTTTAGTTAACCGGCACGCGTTTGGGCAAAAAAATATCTCGCGGTGGTCCGGTGTGTCGGAAACGGTGATAGAGGCCCGGGCGCGTGTCCGGTTCAACGCCTTGTGTACGCCCGACATGGGGACATGAACTGATGGGGTGGAAGTCCCCTGTAGGAGAACCTGGTCATCAATAGTGAGTATAACCATGATGATGAAACTACTAGCCGACGGTAAGGGCAAGCCCGCGAGGGGTGGTCTAAAGGGTGAGCGGCGGGATAAGCGGGATACGTGCCGCGAACGCCTAGGCCATGGATGGACTGGGCCGGATTTGCAAGCGAAGCAGGAATGCGAAGCGCCGCAGGCCCAAGCGCAAAGGTGTGAACTGACGACAGAATCGCCGGGAGCGATTTTGAACATCCGAAGGATGGCCCCGAAGGGGTGAGCCTCAGGGACGGGGCGAACAACAGAAATCGCATAGAAGGCTCAGTCTCCGGGCGCGTCAGCACAAGATGACGAAGCCCCAGCGCAAGGGTCTTCCTCGTGAGTTGTCATTCCTAGTGCTCGGGCAACCGCACCGAGAGTACTAAATAAGCGAGGGCTCAAGTCTTCTAGCATCAAAACAAGCT
This window encodes:
- a CDS encoding DUF924 domain-containing protein, with protein sequence MPTEEFEDVLRFWVPQQLSGDHAAIVRQFEWWFRGGADSAVAERFPLVLEQATRGELDHWSHRPRPRLALIIVLDQFSRSLYRETARAFAQDQKALALALKGIEIGHYAALETPWEKTFFFLPLGHSEDLTHLEVAVKLAEELVKQAPSELRRVLEHSAAQARGHRDVIARFGRHPHRNPVLGRQSTPEELDYLASGQLVHTRPLPH